One window from the genome of Leptospirillum ferriphilum encodes:
- a CDS encoding mechanosensitive ion channel family protein, translating to MFNSAEFHPVSFSLDSSRHHETILFTLGKTPVTVAGLLDFVLIIIAGLVVKGVVRRAFEKKAANQRNPQGEHLMKMFSTFSGYLILLLTAMIALENLGIQVTSLEGVLGVVGLGFGIGLQGVAANIIALFVILMEKSIQVGDLIELDGVLGTVKEIRPRSTTIMSRDNVAIIIPNSHFIANKVINWSHLDKKIRLHLNVGIGMDVSLLDRARTIMLDVALAHPEVLPDPSPVVWFKDFGESSFDMELVFWVRDGILRHTVISDLNFALAERFHKEGIELPYPYRTVLLKSVPDSLAGSPVFPESPRGRSVKAE from the coding sequence GTGTTCAATTCTGCTGAGTTTCATCCTGTTTCTTTTTCCCTGGACTCTTCTCGTCACCACGAAACAATTCTTTTTACATTGGGAAAGACGCCGGTCACGGTTGCAGGTCTTCTCGATTTCGTCCTGATCATTATCGCCGGCCTGGTCGTAAAAGGAGTTGTCCGACGGGCTTTCGAAAAGAAAGCGGCCAACCAGAGGAATCCCCAGGGAGAGCATCTGATGAAGATGTTCTCTACCTTCTCCGGATATCTGATTCTGTTGCTGACCGCCATGATCGCGCTGGAAAATCTGGGGATTCAGGTCACTTCTCTGGAAGGTGTTCTGGGAGTTGTCGGTCTTGGATTCGGTATCGGACTTCAGGGTGTTGCCGCAAACATCATCGCGCTGTTTGTGATTTTGATGGAAAAATCCATCCAGGTCGGAGACCTGATCGAGCTCGATGGAGTTCTTGGAACGGTCAAAGAGATCCGGCCACGTTCGACGACGATCATGAGCCGGGACAATGTGGCCATTATTATCCCCAACAGTCATTTTATCGCAAACAAGGTGATTAACTGGAGCCACCTCGACAAGAAAATCCGGTTGCATCTGAATGTGGGGATCGGGATGGATGTGAGCCTTCTTGACCGCGCTCGAACAATTATGCTCGATGTTGCCCTCGCCCATCCGGAAGTTCTGCCGGATCCTTCTCCGGTGGTCTGGTTCAAGGATTTCGGAGAATCCTCGTTCGATATGGAGCTCGTGTTTTGGGTGAGGGACGGTATCCTCCGGCACACGGTCATCAGTGACCTCAATTTTGCTCTGGCCGAACGATTTCACAAAGAAGGCATTGAGCTCCCTTATCCCTACAGGACAGTTCTTCTGAAATCCGTACCGGACTCCCTAGCGGGATCTCCCGTTTTTCCGGAAAGTCCGCGGGGACGTTCCGTGAAAGCCGAGTGA
- a CDS encoding peptide chain release factor 3, whose protein sequence is MDTPDGDGGQAIAFRSLDEEIRRRRTFAIISHPDAGKTTLTEKLLLYGGAIHMAGSIKSRKATRYATSDWMEIERQRGISVTSSALQFDFDGFSINLLDTPGHKDFSEDTYRTLEAADSVIMLLDGAKGIEPQTLKLFEVARLRNLPIVTFINKVDRESLPPLTLLSEIEKNLSIRALPRNWPIGMGRTFRGVFDLVERKAHLYVAQDHGSARSEEEVTDISDSRFASTLSGIGIENEFWEEIDLLDSDIGLWDQEAFRKGHITPVFFGSALNNFGVELFLKAFLRLSPSPGPHMSDTGPINPETPQFSGFIFKIQANMDPQHRDRFAFLRVCSGQFRKGMTAKNVNTGQEVRLSKTLQFMGQRRESVDVAYPGDIIGLHDPGIFHIGDTLTEKGDFVYEGIPHFSPEFFVRVQIEDPLKRKHLRKGLLQIAEEGAIQIFTLDPEGERDVLVGAVGQLQFEVLKFRLEHEYKVRAKLEPMNYDRVRWITGPLDLISNLSSTLDTLLVFDREKSPVALFRNEWALRYVVEKYPSLGFHGTSPRTFRKNGRSR, encoded by the coding sequence ATGGATACTCCTGATGGAGACGGCGGTCAAGCGATTGCATTCCGGAGTCTGGACGAGGAAATCCGGCGGAGAAGGACGTTTGCCATCATCTCCCACCCGGATGCCGGAAAGACGACCCTGACAGAAAAACTCCTCCTCTACGGAGGAGCGATCCATATGGCGGGTTCCATTAAAAGCCGGAAAGCAACACGCTATGCCACAAGTGACTGGATGGAAATCGAACGGCAACGCGGAATCAGCGTCACATCCAGCGCCCTGCAGTTCGATTTCGACGGTTTTTCGATCAACCTACTGGACACCCCCGGACACAAGGATTTCAGCGAAGATACCTACCGGACTCTCGAGGCAGCCGATTCCGTCATTATGCTCCTTGACGGGGCCAAGGGCATTGAACCCCAGACCCTGAAACTTTTTGAAGTTGCCCGGCTTCGGAACCTCCCGATCGTCACCTTCATCAACAAGGTCGACCGGGAATCCCTCCCCCCCCTGACACTCTTGTCCGAAATCGAAAAAAATCTGTCCATCCGCGCCTTGCCCCGAAACTGGCCCATCGGGATGGGGAGAACGTTCCGGGGAGTTTTCGATCTTGTTGAACGGAAGGCTCATCTCTATGTGGCGCAGGACCATGGAAGCGCCCGGTCAGAAGAGGAAGTCACTGACATTTCGGACTCCCGTTTCGCTTCAACCCTGTCCGGTATCGGAATCGAAAACGAATTCTGGGAGGAGATCGATTTGCTCGACTCCGATATCGGCCTCTGGGACCAGGAGGCGTTCCGAAAAGGGCACATTACGCCGGTTTTCTTCGGCAGCGCCCTGAACAACTTCGGCGTGGAACTGTTTCTCAAAGCTTTTCTGAGACTTTCTCCTTCACCGGGTCCACACATGAGCGATACAGGTCCAATCAATCCGGAAACACCCCAGTTTTCCGGATTTATCTTCAAGATCCAGGCCAACATGGATCCCCAGCATCGGGACCGATTTGCTTTTCTCCGCGTGTGTTCCGGACAGTTCCGGAAAGGGATGACCGCAAAAAATGTCAACACGGGACAGGAGGTTCGCCTGTCGAAAACCCTCCAGTTCATGGGGCAAAGACGAGAATCTGTCGATGTCGCCTATCCCGGAGATATCATTGGTCTCCATGACCCCGGAATTTTCCATATCGGAGATACCCTGACGGAAAAAGGAGACTTTGTATATGAGGGAATTCCTCATTTTTCCCCGGAATTTTTCGTCCGGGTGCAAATCGAAGACCCCTTAAAAAGGAAACATCTCCGAAAAGGCTTGCTTCAGATTGCCGAAGAAGGGGCCATCCAGATTTTTACGCTTGATCCGGAAGGAGAAAGGGACGTTCTGGTCGGTGCTGTCGGACAACTGCAGTTCGAAGTTCTGAAGTTCCGTCTGGAACACGAATACAAGGTCAGAGCCAAACTGGAACCCATGAACTATGACAGGGTTCGCTGGATTACTGGTCCTTTGGACCTGATCTCAAACCTTTCGAGCACGCTCGACACGCTTCTGGTCTTCGACAGGGAAAAAAGCCCTGTCGCTCTTTTTCGAAACGAATGGGCCCTTCGCTATGTCGTCGAAAAATATCCCTCACTCGGCTTTCACGGAACGTCCCCGCGGACTTTCCGGAAAAACGGGAGATCCCGCTAG
- the recR gene encoding recombination mediator RecR: MGSHASRDFPNKSPYPLPFHHLIESLRTLPGIGIKTATRLAFHLLKAPEEEALQLSREISGLREALVLCPQCQNIMDRDSRLSCCTICADPARDPGTVMVVEDIQTLYSIERTGEFRGRYHVLLGRLSPLEGIGPEALRVRELLDRTGTGEIHEMILATSPTVEGESTALYLARLFKPLGVKVSRIAFGIPVGLELEFVDDITLIRSVEARRPM, from the coding sequence ATGGGATCGCATGCAAGCAGGGATTTTCCAAACAAATCTCCCTACCCGCTTCCTTTTCATCACCTGATCGAATCTCTCAGGACGTTGCCGGGAATTGGAATCAAGACAGCCACCCGTCTCGCCTTTCATCTTCTCAAGGCACCGGAAGAAGAAGCGTTGCAGCTTTCCCGGGAAATCTCCGGACTTCGGGAGGCACTGGTGCTCTGCCCCCAATGCCAGAATATTATGGACCGCGATTCCCGGCTCTCATGTTGTACAATATGTGCGGATCCCGCGCGAGACCCGGGAACGGTTATGGTTGTCGAAGATATTCAGACTCTTTATTCCATTGAGCGAACCGGAGAATTCCGGGGACGCTATCATGTCCTTCTTGGCCGGCTCTCCCCTCTTGAGGGTATCGGACCGGAAGCGCTTCGCGTCCGGGAACTTCTGGACCGTACCGGAACCGGCGAGATTCATGAAATGATTCTCGCAACATCTCCAACCGTGGAAGGAGAATCGACAGCCCTCTACCTGGCTCGCCTCTTCAAGCCTCTCGGTGTGAAAGTGAGCCGGATCGCTTTTGGCATCCCGGTTGGTCTCGAACTGGAGTTTGTCGACGATATCACCCTGATACGTTCTGTCGAAGCAAGACGCCCGATGTAA
- a CDS encoding YbaB/EbfC family nucleoid-associated protein has protein sequence MMPDFMKKAQELQEKMAKIQEDAGSRTVEGSAGGKMVTVTVNGRMEVVSLRIEPAVLKNEDPAFIEDLIVAALNDGLKKARDMMAQSLLEASGLPPGLGGFPGL, from the coding sequence ATGATGCCGGATTTCATGAAAAAAGCGCAGGAACTGCAGGAAAAAATGGCAAAAATCCAAGAGGATGCAGGTTCCCGGACAGTCGAGGGATCTGCGGGAGGGAAAATGGTCACTGTGACGGTCAATGGACGCATGGAAGTCGTTTCCCTGCGCATTGAGCCAGCCGTCCTCAAGAATGAAGACCCTGCCTTCATCGAAGATCTGATTGTTGCCGCCCTGAATGACGGTCTGAAAAAAGCCCGTGACATGATGGCCCAGTCTCTGCTGGAGGCATCCGGACTTCCCCCGGGATTGGGCGGATTCCCCGGACTCTGA
- the dnaX gene encoding DNA polymerase III subunit gamma/tau has translation MSTILSLARKWRPQLFSDLVGQEFVVRALTGTLSSGKLPQALLFSGDRGVGKTTVARILAKAINCEKGPTVNPCQECDSCLEITRGTSPDVLEIDGASHTGVEDIRSLREGIRYLPFRSRSRVYIIDEVHMLSQAAFNALLKTLEEPPPHVVFIFATTEDHKIPDTILSRCQHFRFRSLGVPEITAKLENIVRQELLSFPRAILNLIARASGGSLRDALSLLDQIRFLGDTPRSVEETALFLGMAGGLPEKKLLDSLLEGNLKNALENGDRILAMGIDPRATLRSLASKVRDLLMSSLLECPLTDPRFAWDESEVPETPLPGAFFLEQMLSLLLEGEMGIRKSPQPSITFLLCLCRIVHIQNILPLPEILDRLSKTGLSSSPPEPTRAALRPSVPNPVATQQTDNPSAGNDPRIPSDWHQILERCRDAGPAVLELLEHCPVKKLSSGHFLLKAPNAFMEKRIQEILPAFQEVVKKNLGIPFELVVSTDSSDKSPEPDSSDALARNHPLVREAASLFGGEVIVTRKSGFSETSPGTEEKKE, from the coding sequence ATGTCAACCATCCTGTCTTTGGCCAGAAAATGGCGTCCCCAACTTTTTTCCGACCTTGTCGGTCAGGAGTTTGTTGTTCGGGCTCTCACCGGAACCCTGAGTTCCGGAAAGCTTCCGCAGGCCCTTCTTTTTTCCGGAGACAGGGGGGTTGGAAAAACGACCGTCGCGCGTATCCTCGCGAAAGCGATCAACTGCGAAAAAGGTCCCACGGTCAATCCCTGTCAGGAATGCGACTCCTGTCTTGAAATAACCCGCGGAACTTCTCCAGACGTTCTGGAAATCGACGGTGCATCCCATACCGGCGTGGAGGATATTCGAAGCCTGCGGGAGGGAATTCGTTACCTTCCCTTCAGGAGCCGGTCGCGTGTCTACATTATCGATGAAGTCCATATGCTGTCTCAGGCCGCCTTCAATGCCCTTCTGAAAACCCTGGAAGAACCTCCCCCTCATGTCGTCTTTATTTTTGCCACGACCGAAGACCATAAAATTCCGGACACCATCCTCTCCCGCTGCCAGCACTTTCGTTTCCGGTCTCTTGGCGTTCCCGAGATTACTGCCAAGCTGGAAAACATCGTGCGCCAGGAGCTTCTCTCTTTTCCCCGGGCGATCCTGAACCTCATCGCGCGCGCGTCCGGAGGCAGCCTCCGCGACGCGTTGAGTCTTTTGGATCAAATTCGTTTTCTCGGGGACACCCCAAGATCTGTTGAGGAAACAGCTCTTTTTCTGGGCATGGCCGGAGGACTTCCGGAAAAAAAGCTGCTCGACTCCCTTCTGGAAGGGAACCTGAAAAACGCACTGGAAAACGGTGATCGCATCTTGGCAATGGGCATTGATCCCAGGGCAACGCTTCGGTCCCTTGCCTCCAAAGTCCGGGACCTTCTGATGTCCTCCCTTCTGGAATGTCCCCTGACAGATCCCCGGTTTGCCTGGGATGAAAGTGAAGTTCCCGAAACGCCCCTTCCCGGAGCGTTCTTTCTGGAACAGATGCTCTCCCTTCTTCTCGAAGGTGAGATGGGGATCCGGAAATCTCCACAGCCTTCAATCACATTCCTTCTCTGCCTTTGCCGGATAGTACACATTCAAAACATCCTTCCCCTTCCCGAGATTCTTGACCGACTTTCAAAAACGGGGCTCTCCTCCTCTCCCCCAGAGCCCACCCGGGCTGCTCTGCGTCCGTCTGTTCCGAACCCTGTCGCAACACAACAGACGGACAATCCCTCAGCCGGCAACGACCCCCGCATTCCCTCAGACTGGCATCAAATACTGGAACGATGTCGTGATGCCGGACCGGCTGTCCTGGAGCTTCTGGAACATTGTCCTGTGAAAAAGCTGTCCTCCGGACACTTCCTTCTCAAAGCACCAAACGCTTTTATGGAAAAAAGGATTCAGGAAATTCTTCCTGCCTTTCAGGAAGTGGTCAAAAAGAACCTTGGCATTCCCTTCGAACTCGTGGTGTCGACGGATTCCTCCGACAAAAGCCCGGAGCCGGATTCCTCCGATGCTCTTGCCCGCAATCATCCCCTGGTGCGCGAGGCGGCCTCCCTTTTTGGGGGGGAGGTCATCGTCACCCGGAAAAGCGGATTTTCAGAAACGTCCCCCGGAACAGAGGAGAAAAAAGAATGA
- a CDS encoding DsrE family protein yields MKTGILLSTHPEKGDARLVRPLVEEALKRQDKVYLYLLDDATLYLGESWPDDLVDRGVHVYSCAYGAQNRKIFDSGKTTFCGLVVLTQLMEGCDRFVSFN; encoded by the coding sequence ATGAAAACAGGGATTCTTCTCTCCACCCACCCGGAAAAAGGAGATGCACGACTGGTACGGCCTCTCGTGGAAGAAGCCCTGAAGAGACAGGACAAGGTTTACCTGTATCTCCTGGACGATGCAACCCTCTATCTCGGGGAATCCTGGCCCGACGATCTGGTTGACCGCGGAGTTCACGTCTACAGTTGTGCATATGGAGCCCAGAATCGAAAAATCTTTGACTCGGGCAAAACCACCTTTTGTGGTCTGGTCGTCCTGACGCAATTGATGGAAGGATGCGACCGGTTCGTGTCCTTCAACTGA
- a CDS encoding sulfurtransferase TusA family protein — MSTEQSPDQILDLRGVKCPFNFVKTKLKLETMESGQTLQVVLDPGEPVANVPRSARDEGHQILSVSERADGLYNVLLRKSGA; from the coding sequence ATGTCCACTGAACAAAGTCCGGATCAGATCCTCGATCTGAGAGGCGTCAAGTGTCCGTTTAATTTTGTCAAAACCAAGCTGAAACTGGAAACCATGGAATCCGGACAGACTCTTCAGGTTGTTCTTGATCCGGGGGAGCCCGTGGCAAACGTGCCCCGGTCCGCTCGTGATGAAGGTCATCAGATTCTTTCCGTTTCCGAAAGAGCGGATGGCCTGTACAACGTCCTCCTCCGGAAGAGCGGAGCATGA
- a CDS encoding lysophospholipid acyltransferase family protein, with translation MNQSKRKRTSDPGKQEPKRSPGDLLFLLVIVPITGLIGYFVILLLRSTIRFQTAGFSHFSERKASRKNLVVCLWHNQLLFMPFMWSGRWGGAYAIVSRSRDGERIAAILRFFGIGTIRGSSTRGGTSVLRQILAMTKSRESSFFVTPDGPIGPPFKVKDGAAFLAYSPEVPVYCMSVMYTRCRMLGSWDRFLLPMPFSKAYFVCSPPLYLGRSREYSARLSGVEKGLHIVNEVAMALSLSRVRPEEADAILAKKFGESICEEFLTVRLPSGAEEQSRRQDL, from the coding sequence ATGAACCAATCTAAACGAAAAAGAACTTCCGATCCAGGAAAACAGGAGCCAAAGAGATCGCCCGGAGATCTTCTGTTCCTCCTGGTGATTGTTCCAATTACAGGACTTATCGGTTATTTTGTTATCCTTCTGTTACGCTCCACGATCCGATTTCAGACGGCCGGGTTTTCCCATTTCTCCGAGAGGAAGGCGTCCCGAAAAAATCTTGTCGTCTGCCTGTGGCACAATCAGCTCCTGTTTATGCCTTTTATGTGGTCGGGGCGGTGGGGAGGGGCCTATGCCATTGTGTCCCGTTCCCGCGATGGAGAGCGAATTGCCGCTATCCTCCGATTTTTTGGAATAGGAACAATCCGGGGGTCTTCGACCCGGGGGGGAACCTCAGTCCTGCGGCAGATCCTGGCCATGACAAAGTCGCGGGAATCTTCGTTTTTTGTCACTCCGGACGGGCCTATAGGACCTCCCTTCAAAGTCAAGGACGGAGCAGCGTTCTTGGCATACAGTCCGGAAGTTCCGGTATACTGCATGTCAGTCATGTATACGCGTTGCCGGATGCTGGGAAGCTGGGACCGTTTTCTGCTTCCCATGCCATTTTCAAAAGCGTACTTTGTATGCTCTCCGCCCCTTTATCTGGGAAGGAGCAGAGAATATTCCGCTCGATTATCGGGAGTCGAAAAAGGTCTTCACATTGTGAACGAGGTGGCGATGGCTCTCTCCCTGTCCAGAGTCCGCCCGGAAGAGGCGGATGCAATCCTGGCGAAGAAGTTTGGAGAGTCTATATGCGAAGAATTCTTAACTGTCCGTCTTCCGTCCGGGGCGGAAGAACAGAGCAGGAGGCAGGATTTGTGA
- a CDS encoding TolC family protein yields the protein MADMVIRDCRTRRNAIGIGRGILAVMFVMMHVLFGESAFALSTNPQGDGGTRTLTVSQAVDMALSRNPDVLSYKKTWLGTKKLEVTALAPADPQIQYLWGGGEQGNGPNGVGLPYESGSNWAIFQSFLFPGKAEVGYKINKDNTHAAYYAYRIQRVTLRNQTELACYQFLLAKKSLDLNLEMQTWFKRALEITRAKLSVGSAQILDVVNAKVQLSQARLDELTYRWQIKVARRQLNMLLNLPLDTPVNVAPVGEPKKMETSLAQLEDMALVNRPDLLSARTTLDLNRHQLSLARLGYMPDYQFEGSEGGESCYGFAGINCYYVGLQINVPLFAPIKQVKQVDSARDMVRSSDFQYQWQANQVKLNVDNTYSQVVLGYRQFRINDSQLVPQTRLAFELALTGYENQKNDFLYLINAIQSYRQALYNSYQSLINYYESLSNLEAAVGTPLPADQASDRTSPSR from the coding sequence ATGGCGGACATGGTGATTCGGGATTGCCGGACAAGAAGAAATGCAATCGGGATCGGTCGAGGAATTCTGGCCGTGATGTTTGTGATGATGCATGTTCTGTTTGGGGAATCTGCTTTTGCCCTGTCGACGAACCCGCAAGGCGATGGCGGAACGCGGACGCTGACGGTATCCCAGGCTGTGGATATGGCTCTGTCAAGAAATCCGGACGTTCTCTCCTATAAGAAAACCTGGTTGGGAACGAAAAAGCTGGAGGTGACGGCCCTGGCCCCGGCAGATCCGCAGATCCAATACCTCTGGGGTGGCGGAGAACAGGGAAACGGCCCAAACGGCGTCGGACTGCCGTATGAGTCCGGAAGCAACTGGGCGATCTTTCAGAGTTTTCTTTTCCCGGGAAAAGCCGAGGTTGGCTACAAAATCAACAAAGACAACACGCACGCGGCCTATTATGCCTACAGAATCCAGCGGGTCACATTAAGAAACCAGACGGAGCTGGCCTGCTATCAGTTTTTGCTCGCAAAAAAAAGTCTGGATTTGAACCTGGAGATGCAGACCTGGTTCAAGCGTGCTCTCGAGATCACCCGGGCAAAACTTTCCGTGGGATCCGCACAAATTCTGGATGTCGTGAATGCAAAGGTGCAGTTGAGCCAGGCTCGTCTGGACGAGCTGACCTACCGTTGGCAGATCAAGGTTGCCCGGAGACAGTTGAACATGCTCTTGAATCTCCCGCTCGACACGCCTGTGAATGTCGCCCCTGTCGGGGAACCCAAAAAGATGGAAACGTCTTTGGCCCAGCTGGAAGACATGGCCCTCGTCAATCGTCCGGACCTTCTGTCCGCTCGTACGACACTGGATTTGAATCGTCACCAGCTGTCTCTTGCCCGTTTGGGATACATGCCGGACTATCAGTTTGAAGGTTCGGAGGGGGGAGAGTCCTGTTACGGGTTTGCCGGAATTAACTGTTATTATGTGGGACTTCAGATCAATGTTCCCCTCTTTGCCCCCATCAAGCAGGTGAAACAGGTGGATTCCGCCCGGGACATGGTCCGGTCGTCGGATTTCCAATATCAGTGGCAGGCCAATCAGGTCAAGCTGAATGTGGACAACACCTACTCCCAGGTTGTCCTGGGGTATCGGCAGTTCCGTATCAATGATTCCCAGCTCGTTCCCCAGACCCGCCTTGCGTTCGAACTTGCCCTGACAGGATACGAAAACCAGAAGAATGACTTTCTGTATCTGATCAATGCGATACAGTCCTATCGGCAGGCTTTGTACAACAGCTACCAGAGCCTGATCAACTACTACGAATCATTGTCCAACCTGGAAGCTGCGGTAGGAACCCCCTTGCCCGCCGACCAGGCTTCTGACCGGACATCTCCCTCCCGTTAA
- a CDS encoding efflux RND transporter periplasmic adaptor subunit: protein MRPTILFGIFLFSLFLCLPPGLQKARAVAPPAPKIPVPVAKLPDRVRLTPSQMKSGWVTTRTVFPLRLVRTISRTGTLNFDEEKVSVLAARLSGREVKILAFEGQHVFRDDPLALVYSPDFVTAEAEYLNAFKVAKTIGSKGEAETYIRAAAKKLVLMGATEKDLDALSRTQKIAPYLTIHAPREGIILNSQLREGLFMNPGDQLLTIADLSKLWVYMDIYEGDLPLVHTGQTILVKTVAYPGEVFRGHIIYQGGMVDPQTRTFHVRGEIENPEHRLKPGMFASVLIRLTHPEKELALPEASFLKDEKGFHVFVETSPGLFVVRPVIPGPEEEGLMTVRDGLRPGESVVVSGALLLEGLREQTLNRELEMQDRSKGLGAS from the coding sequence ATGCGTCCAACAATCCTGTTCGGGATTTTTCTGTTCTCCCTTTTCCTTTGCCTTCCCCCGGGTCTTCAAAAAGCCCGGGCCGTTGCTCCTCCCGCGCCAAAAATCCCTGTTCCCGTTGCAAAACTTCCCGATCGCGTTCGACTGACCCCGTCCCAGATGAAATCCGGGTGGGTCACGACCCGGACGGTGTTTCCCCTTCGGCTGGTGCGGACCATCAGCCGGACGGGAACGCTGAACTTTGACGAGGAGAAGGTTTCGGTTCTGGCGGCACGACTCTCCGGGAGAGAGGTGAAGATCCTGGCGTTCGAAGGTCAGCATGTCTTTCGGGATGATCCGTTGGCCCTTGTCTACAGCCCGGACTTTGTCACGGCGGAGGCCGAATACCTGAACGCCTTCAAGGTGGCAAAAACCATTGGCAGCAAGGGCGAAGCGGAAACCTATATCCGGGCGGCGGCCAAGAAGCTTGTTTTGATGGGGGCGACCGAAAAAGACCTGGATGCTCTCTCGCGGACGCAAAAAATTGCTCCTTACCTGACGATTCATGCGCCGAGGGAAGGGATCATTCTGAACTCCCAGTTAAGAGAGGGACTGTTCATGAATCCGGGAGACCAGTTGCTGACGATTGCGGATCTGTCAAAACTCTGGGTGTACATGGATATCTACGAGGGAGATCTCCCTCTCGTCCATACCGGGCAGACTATTCTTGTGAAAACGGTTGCTTATCCGGGTGAGGTTTTCCGTGGACATATTATTTACCAGGGAGGCATGGTCGATCCCCAAACAAGAACTTTCCACGTCCGTGGAGAAATTGAGAATCCCGAACATCGTCTGAAACCCGGAATGTTTGCTTCCGTGCTGATTCGTCTGACGCACCCGGAAAAAGAACTGGCCTTGCCGGAAGCTTCATTCTTGAAAGATGAAAAGGGATTTCATGTCTTTGTCGAAACTTCACCGGGTCTCTTCGTCGTCCGACCGGTGATTCCAGGTCCGGAAGAGGAGGGTCTCATGACAGTGCGGGACGGTCTTCGACCGGGTGAGTCCGTCGTTGTTTCGGGGGCCCTTCTTCTGGAAGGGTTGCGCGAACAGACATTGAACCGGGAACTTGAAATGCAGGACCGAAGCAAAGGACTAGGAGCTTCCTGA